From the Rhodococcus sp. NBC_00297 genome, one window contains:
- a CDS encoding M23 family metallopeptidase yields MTCLRSARRWSPRSALVSAALTAALLASGSVAAADTDGRPFDWPLQPRPAVVTPYDPPPERWLPGHRGVDLDAGSDPTHTVVAAGDGVVVFAGAVAGRPVVSIDHAGGLRTTYEPVTPTVTVGTRLRRGQPIGVLEAGHQGCGAAWCLHWGARRGRDYLDPTALVDRGVVVLKPLAEPE; encoded by the coding sequence ATGACCTGTCTCCGCTCCGCCCGCCGTTGGTCGCCGCGTTCGGCGCTCGTGTCCGCGGCGCTGACGGCAGCCCTGCTGGCGTCCGGATCCGTAGCCGCCGCGGACACGGACGGACGCCCGTTCGACTGGCCGCTGCAGCCCCGTCCCGCCGTGGTGACCCCGTACGACCCGCCACCCGAGCGGTGGCTGCCGGGCCATCGCGGCGTCGACCTCGATGCGGGCTCCGATCCGACACACACCGTCGTCGCGGCCGGGGACGGCGTCGTCGTGTTCGCAGGTGCGGTCGCCGGCCGCCCCGTCGTCTCGATCGACCATGCCGGCGGCCTCCGGACGACGTACGAGCCGGTCACGCCCACCGTCACGGTCGGCACCCGGCTGCGACGAGGTCAGCCGATCGGTGTCCTCGAGGCAGGTCACCAGGGGTGCGGCGCTGCCTGGTGCCTGCACTGGGGAGCGCGTCGCGGCCGTGACTACCTCGATCCCACGGCTCTCGTCGACCGCGGTGTGGTGGTGCTGAAACCCCTGGCCGAGCCCGAGTGA
- a CDS encoding histone-like nucleoid-structuring protein Lsr2, translating to MARRTTVQMIDDVDGSLIKDGQGETVEFAVGGVSYSIDLNSKHANELYDQFAFWIEHAEKVGGKKSRRNGSAAAPKKGRQNLQDVRAWAKENGFEVSTRGRISQEIQDAYDAAH from the coding sequence ATGGCACGACGCACCACCGTCCAAATGATCGACGATGTCGACGGTTCACTCATCAAGGACGGGCAGGGCGAGACGGTCGAGTTCGCGGTCGGAGGCGTGTCCTATTCGATCGATCTCAACAGCAAGCACGCCAACGAGTTGTACGACCAATTCGCATTCTGGATCGAACACGCGGAGAAGGTGGGCGGCAAGAAGTCTCGCCGGAACGGGTCCGCCGCGGCGCCGAAGAAGGGCCGCCAGAATCTGCAGGACGTGCGGGCGTGGGCCAAGGAGAACGGCTTCGAGGTCAGCACCCGCGGGCGCATCAGCCAGGAGATCCAGGACGCGTACGACGCCGCGCACTGA
- a CDS encoding DUF2469 domain-containing protein yields the protein MSAEDLEKYETEMELSLYREYRDIVGQFTYVVETERRFYLANSVEMIPRNADGEIYFEVRMSDAWVWDMYRPARFVKHVRVITFKDVNIEELDKPDLRLPE from the coding sequence ATGAGTGCCGAGGATCTCGAGAAGTACGAAACCGAGATGGAACTGTCGCTGTACCGGGAGTACCGCGACATCGTCGGCCAGTTCACCTACGTGGTGGAGACCGAGCGTCGCTTCTATCTCGCGAACTCGGTGGAGATGATCCCGCGGAACGCGGACGGCGAGATCTACTTCGAGGTGCGGATGTCCGATGCGTGGGTGTGGGACATGTACCGACCCGCGCGCTTCGTCAAGCACGTCCGGGTGATCACGTTCAAGGACGTCAACATCGAGGAACTCGACAAGCCGGATCTGCGACTTCCCGAGTGA
- a CDS encoding tyrosine recombinase XerC, with translation MPANPDDLALLARFTEHLALQRNRSEHTVRAYVGDARALIGFCRDAHGDPSAALDDVITLRSLRSWLASMSVAGVSRSTLARRASSARTFTAWSCTVGALTADPAVRLSAPPSRRTLPGVLRERDARDAMTAATSGAEQQDPMALRDRVVVELLYATGIRVGELCGLDVDDVDLDRRVLRVLGKGDKERVVPFGAPAEDAVAQWSTVGRPALATPDSGAALLLGRRGGRLNQRQARSVVHEVLSAVPGAPDLGPHGLRHSAATHLLEGGADLRVVQELLGHASLATTQIYTHVSVERLRAVHDQAHPRA, from the coding sequence CTGCCAGCGAATCCTGACGATCTCGCGCTCCTCGCGAGATTCACCGAGCATCTCGCTCTGCAACGCAACCGCTCCGAGCACACCGTGCGCGCGTACGTCGGCGACGCCCGTGCTCTGATCGGCTTCTGTCGAGACGCGCACGGTGATCCGTCCGCGGCACTCGACGACGTGATCACACTTCGCTCCCTGCGCTCGTGGCTCGCCTCGATGTCGGTCGCGGGAGTGTCCCGCTCGACTCTCGCGCGTCGAGCGAGTTCGGCGCGCACCTTCACCGCGTGGTCGTGCACCGTCGGAGCACTCACCGCGGACCCGGCGGTGCGACTGTCGGCACCGCCGTCGCGTCGGACGCTCCCGGGTGTGCTGCGTGAGCGTGACGCTCGGGACGCGATGACGGCCGCGACATCCGGTGCCGAGCAACAGGATCCGATGGCCTTGCGCGACAGGGTCGTCGTCGAGCTCCTGTACGCGACCGGAATCCGGGTCGGCGAACTGTGCGGTCTCGACGTGGACGACGTGGATCTCGACAGACGGGTGCTCCGCGTCCTCGGCAAGGGCGACAAGGAACGCGTCGTACCGTTCGGCGCGCCCGCGGAGGACGCGGTGGCGCAGTGGTCGACCGTGGGCCGCCCCGCCCTGGCCACACCGGACTCCGGCGCGGCCCTGCTCCTGGGGCGTCGCGGCGGACGCCTGAATCAGCGACAGGCGCGCTCGGTGGTGCACGAGGTGCTGTCCGCCGTGCCCGGTGCCCCGGACCTGGGTCCGCACGGCCTCCGACACTCCGCCGCGACCCACCTGCTCGAGGGCGGCGCCGATCTCCGCGTGGTGCAGGAACTGCTCGGGCACGCGTCGCTCGCCACGACGCAGATCTACACCCATGTCTCCGTGGAGCGGCTGCGCGCGGTCCACGATCAGGCGCATCCGCGAGCCTGA
- a CDS encoding MinD/ParA family ATP-binding protein translates to MGTVDRRDDSPHSSGPGSRAGTNGPWSPPEPERFSRPSVPPSHVPAPHHPGLADPRRDSAAFGAESPVRRPGSPFVSPAPSSTRPGWRRTLDRVLGSGRPGGRGAVASEAERRHQIDRIRQPLRSDYRIAFLSLKGGVGKTTVTVGLGSVFASLRRDDVIAVDANPDFGTLGERVPRQTMSTVRDLLAARPTIRSYADIREHTSQSSSRLEVVAGERDPAASEAFTEQDYRAVIDTLRAHYNLILTDCGTGIMHSAMEGVLSLAHALVLVSSPAVDGAKSAAATLDWLGLHGYAHLVERTVVVISAHRPGAASIDMDELTRHFLARCRAVVVIPFDDHLAEGSVVDLDRLRPRTRAAFMDLAAMMADDFPDAEGRHASAPQSTPQRHRAY, encoded by the coding sequence GTGGGGACCGTGGATCGTCGAGACGACAGCCCGCACTCCTCAGGTCCCGGCAGCCGGGCGGGTACGAACGGACCCTGGTCTCCGCCCGAACCGGAACGATTCTCTCGGCCGTCCGTTCCGCCCTCCCACGTTCCCGCACCGCACCATCCGGGCCTCGCCGATCCGCGACGCGACTCGGCCGCCTTCGGTGCGGAGAGTCCGGTGCGCCGACCCGGGTCGCCCTTCGTCTCGCCGGCCCCGTCCTCCACTCGGCCGGGGTGGCGCCGCACCCTGGATCGCGTCCTGGGCAGTGGGCGACCGGGTGGCCGTGGTGCGGTCGCCTCCGAGGCGGAGCGTCGCCACCAGATCGACCGCATTCGACAACCGCTGCGCAGCGATTACCGGATCGCCTTCCTGTCCCTCAAGGGCGGGGTGGGCAAGACGACCGTCACCGTCGGGCTGGGGTCGGTGTTCGCTTCCTTGCGACGCGACGACGTCATCGCCGTCGACGCGAACCCCGACTTCGGAACGCTGGGGGAGCGCGTCCCGCGGCAGACGATGTCCACGGTGCGCGATCTCCTCGCTGCCCGGCCGACCATCCGGAGTTACGCCGACATCAGGGAGCACACCTCCCAGTCGTCGAGTCGTCTCGAGGTCGTCGCGGGGGAGCGTGACCCGGCCGCGTCGGAGGCGTTCACCGAACAGGACTACCGCGCGGTCATCGACACCCTTCGAGCGCACTACAACCTGATCCTCACCGACTGCGGCACGGGCATTATGCACTCGGCGATGGAGGGGGTGCTGTCGCTGGCGCACGCACTGGTGCTCGTCAGCTCGCCGGCGGTCGACGGCGCCAAGAGCGCCGCCGCGACCCTCGACTGGCTCGGGCTGCACGGGTACGCGCACCTCGTCGAGCGGACCGTCGTCGTCATCAGCGCCCACCGACCGGGCGCCGCGAGCATCGACATGGACGAACTCACCCGGCACTTCCTCGCGCGCTGCCGCGCCGTCGTGGTGATTCCCTTCGACGATCATCTGGCGGAGGGCTCCGTCGTCGATCTCGATCGACTGCGCCCCCGCACGCGCGCCGCCTTCATGGACCTGGCGGCGATGATGGCGGACGATTTCCCCGACGCGGAGGGCCGACACGCGTCCGCGCCGCAGTCGACGCCGCAGCGTCACCGCGCGTACTGA
- the rpsB gene encoding 30S ribosomal protein S2 — MAVVTMKQLLDSGTHFGHQTRRWNPKMKRFIFTDRNGIYIIDLQQTLTYIDQAYEFVKETVAHGGTVLFVGTKKQAQESIAAEATRVGMPYVNQRWLGGMLTNFTTVHKRLIRLKELESMEQTGGFEGRTKKEILMLTREMTKLDRTLGGIRDMSKVPSAIWIVDTNKEHLAVAEARKLNIPVIAILDTNCDPDVVDYPIPGNDDAIRSAALLTKVVASAVAEGVQARAGRNAGTDEKPEVGAGEPLAEWELEQLSQASPAAEATQQAAAETPAATDAPVTEAPAAEGANGAAAPAETEAPVADVSTAQN, encoded by the coding sequence ATGGCTGTCGTTACCATGAAGCAGCTGCTCGACAGCGGCACGCACTTCGGGCACCAGACCCGTCGTTGGAATCCGAAGATGAAGCGATTCATCTTCACCGATCGCAACGGCATCTACATCATCGACCTTCAGCAGACGCTGACGTACATCGATCAGGCGTACGAATTCGTCAAGGAGACCGTCGCCCACGGTGGCACCGTTCTCTTCGTCGGGACCAAGAAGCAGGCACAGGAGTCCATTGCGGCCGAGGCGACTCGGGTCGGAATGCCCTACGTGAACCAGCGCTGGCTCGGCGGCATGCTCACCAACTTCACCACTGTCCACAAGCGTCTGATCCGGCTCAAGGAACTCGAGTCGATGGAGCAGACCGGTGGCTTCGAGGGTCGCACGAAGAAGGAAATCCTCATGCTCACGCGTGAGATGACCAAGCTCGATCGCACCCTCGGTGGTATCCGGGACATGTCCAAGGTCCCGTCGGCGATCTGGATCGTCGACACCAACAAGGAGCACCTCGCGGTCGCCGAGGCTCGCAAGCTGAACATCCCGGTCATCGCGATCCTGGACACCAACTGCGACCCCGACGTCGTCGACTACCCGATCCCGGGCAACGACGACGCGATCCGTTCCGCAGCACTCCTCACCAAGGTCGTGGCGTCCGCCGTGGCCGAGGGCGTGCAGGCGCGTGCCGGCCGCAACGCCGGTACGGACGAGAAGCCCGAGGTCGGTGCCGGCGAGCCCCTGGCCGAGTGGGAGCTCGAGCAGCTCTCGCAGGCCTCCCCGGCCGCCGAGGCGACGCAGCAGGCCGCTGCCGAGACCCCGGCAGCCACCGACGCCCCCGTCACGGAGGCTCCGGCCGCCGAGGGCGCGAACGGTGCGGCGGCTCCCGCCGAGACCGAGGCACCCGTCGCGGACGTTTCCACCGCGCAGAACTGA
- a CDS encoding YraN family protein, producing MATNAEMGRAGEEAAASYLTTVGLRILDRNWRCRHGEVDIIGVDGDIVVFVEVKTRSGDGYGTPAEAVTPAKAQRIHRLAGLWLAERSGPWVPVRFDVVEVVIADGRGPLLSHLRAAF from the coding sequence ATGGCGACGAACGCGGAAATGGGCAGAGCGGGCGAGGAAGCTGCCGCGTCGTATCTGACGACGGTGGGTCTGCGCATTCTCGACCGCAACTGGCGGTGCCGGCACGGCGAGGTCGACATCATCGGCGTGGACGGCGACATCGTCGTGTTCGTCGAGGTGAAGACCCGCTCCGGCGACGGGTACGGCACTCCGGCCGAGGCGGTCACGCCGGCGAAGGCGCAGCGCATCCACCGGCTGGCCGGGCTGTGGCTCGCCGAACGGTCCGGTCCGTGGGTGCCGGTGCGGTTCGACGTCGTGGAGGTTGTGATCGCCGACGGCCGGGGGCCTCTGCTCTCGCATCTGAGGGCGGCGTTCTGA
- the dprA gene encoding DNA-processing protein DprA, with protein MSGAQNPETLAWAYVSTVVQGPSRAVEQLIASRGVVDAAATMRTGDVPKAVWDRVSARAHLDTAAASLDLMAAMDGRLVVPSDEEWPAWRFLGFERPDGALPTSDGGAPLALWVVGPAPVASSTERAVAVVGTRAATSYGEHVTGEIAGDLAVDGWTVVSGGAYGIDGAAHRAALGVGGCTVAVLACGVDRAYPAGHERLLRRVSETGAVVSEYPPGTPPARYRFLSRNRLVAALCDGVVVVEAGWRSGARNTASWARALGRPVMAVPGPVTSASSTGCHRMIREGEARLVTGARDVVAEAGAVGAGVEDDDDRDALFGRDLDRLPQTPARVLDAFPATGARTVQQLSVDSGVPVSAVRSALVVLEIEGHAGRDEAGWVRIEKIR; from the coding sequence GTGAGTGGAGCGCAGAATCCGGAGACCCTGGCGTGGGCGTACGTCTCGACGGTGGTGCAGGGTCCGTCGCGCGCCGTCGAGCAGCTCATTGCCTCGCGCGGAGTGGTGGACGCCGCGGCGACGATGCGCACCGGGGACGTTCCGAAGGCGGTGTGGGACCGCGTGTCGGCGCGGGCACATCTCGACACCGCCGCGGCGAGCCTCGACCTGATGGCTGCGATGGACGGTCGACTGGTGGTGCCGTCGGACGAGGAGTGGCCCGCCTGGCGGTTCCTCGGATTCGAGCGGCCGGACGGGGCTCTGCCCACTAGCGACGGCGGTGCGCCGTTGGCGTTGTGGGTGGTGGGTCCGGCGCCGGTGGCGTCGTCCACGGAGCGGGCGGTGGCCGTGGTGGGAACGCGCGCCGCGACGAGCTACGGGGAGCACGTGACGGGTGAGATCGCGGGAGACCTGGCCGTGGACGGGTGGACGGTGGTCTCCGGCGGCGCGTACGGCATCGACGGTGCGGCGCATCGCGCCGCGCTGGGCGTGGGCGGCTGCACGGTGGCGGTGCTGGCGTGCGGCGTCGACCGGGCGTACCCGGCGGGGCACGAGCGTCTGCTGCGGAGAGTGTCGGAGACGGGTGCGGTGGTGTCGGAGTATCCGCCGGGCACACCACCCGCCCGGTACCGCTTCCTCTCCCGCAACAGGCTGGTGGCCGCACTGTGTGACGGCGTGGTCGTGGTCGAGGCGGGATGGCGCAGCGGGGCGCGTAACACGGCGTCGTGGGCACGGGCACTGGGGCGACCGGTCATGGCGGTACCGGGGCCGGTGACGTCCGCGTCGTCGACGGGGTGCCACCGGATGATCCGCGAGGGCGAAGCGCGTCTGGTGACGGGTGCCCGGGACGTGGTGGCCGAGGCGGGTGCGGTGGGTGCGGGTGTCGAGGACGACGACGACCGGGACGCCCTGTTCGGCCGCGATCTCGATCGCCTGCCGCAGACTCCCGCCCGCGTGCTGGACGCGTTCCCGGCCACGGGAGCCCGAACGGTGCAGCAACTGTCCGTGGACTCCGGCGTGCCCGTGTCGGCGGTGCGGTCAGCGCTGGTGGTCCTCGAGATCGAGGGACACGCCGGCCGCGACGAGGCGGGATGGGTGCGCATCGAGAAGATCCGGTGA
- a CDS encoding siderophore-interacting protein, giving the protein MARRLTTLTVLRTERLTPHMVRVVLGGANFDEFAPSEFTDSYVKLHFGDADEPTLRTYTVRSVDTQAREVAIDFVVHGDEGVAGPWALSAAAGDQLSFFGPAGAYSPRADADWHLLAGDETGVPAISAALAALPEGAVARVVLEAASPEDRVEIAAPTSADIRWVYRDQDPGGSPLAAAVRAVEWLPGQPHVFVHGEAQSVMHEIRPYIRKERGVTAEWASISGYWRRGRTEEGFRTWKRELAASES; this is encoded by the coding sequence GTGGCGCGACGACTGACCACCCTGACCGTTCTCCGCACCGAGCGGCTCACCCCGCACATGGTGCGCGTGGTGCTCGGCGGTGCGAACTTCGACGAGTTCGCGCCGTCCGAGTTCACCGACAGCTACGTCAAGCTGCACTTCGGTGACGCCGACGAGCCGACGTTGCGCACCTACACGGTGCGATCGGTGGACACGCAGGCCCGCGAAGTCGCCATCGACTTCGTCGTCCACGGCGACGAGGGTGTCGCCGGCCCGTGGGCGCTGAGCGCCGCGGCGGGGGACCAGCTCTCGTTCTTCGGTCCCGCCGGCGCGTACTCGCCTCGTGCGGACGCAGACTGGCACCTTCTCGCCGGCGACGAGACGGGCGTGCCCGCCATCTCCGCAGCCCTCGCGGCGCTTCCCGAGGGAGCCGTCGCGCGAGTGGTGCTCGAAGCAGCGAGTCCGGAGGACCGCGTCGAGATCGCGGCGCCGACCTCTGCCGACATCCGCTGGGTGTACCGCGACCAGGATCCGGGTGGCTCACCGCTGGCCGCCGCCGTCCGTGCGGTGGAGTGGCTGCCCGGTCAGCCTCATGTCTTCGTGCACGGTGAAGCGCAGTCGGTGATGCACGAGATCCGGCCTTACATCCGCAAAGAGCGTGGCGTGACTGCGGAATGGGCCTCGATATCGGGATACTGGCGTCGTGGCCGCACCGAGGAGGGATTCCGCACCTGGAAGCGAGAACTCGCTGCCAGCGAATCCTGA
- a CDS encoding YifB family Mg chelatase-like AAA ATPase produces the protein MALGRTFSVAVTGIDGILVEIEADVGRGLPGVHVVGLPDAALQESRDRVRAAVNNSGQSWPASKVVLALSPATLPKVGSVYDLALACAVLGAAKVVPPGLLASTVLVGELALDGRVRSVRGVLPAVLAARGAGWTRVVVPQDSLAEAGLVGGIEVLGAAHLRQVIEWLSHRCTLAEPMPTRPGPEPRYGDLADVVGQSEARWALEVAAAGAHHLMFTGPPGIGKTMLAGRLPGLLPPLTEGQALEVTAVHSVAGTLTAECPLITTAPFIAPHHTTSVAALVGGGSGMARPGAVSRAHHGVLFLDECAEMSVRVLEALRTPLEDGEVRIARRDGVARYPARFQLVLAANPCPCASPRTADCVCAPNARRRYLGKLSGPLLDRVDLRLSMQPAATGLLTDDVGETTEVVRGRVTAARQAAAERWSEFGWRTNAEVPGSALRQRFRLEREALIPIERALRRGGITARGADRILRLAWTLGDLEGRMSPGPECVASAMSFREQGSGV, from the coding sequence ATGGCTCTGGGACGGACGTTCTCGGTCGCCGTCACGGGCATCGACGGCATCCTGGTGGAGATCGAGGCCGACGTGGGGCGGGGCCTGCCGGGCGTGCACGTGGTCGGACTCCCCGATGCGGCGCTGCAGGAGTCACGGGACCGAGTGCGGGCCGCGGTGAACAACTCCGGCCAGAGCTGGCCCGCGTCCAAGGTGGTGCTCGCGCTGTCGCCGGCCACACTCCCGAAAGTGGGATCCGTGTACGACCTGGCACTGGCGTGCGCGGTGCTCGGCGCCGCCAAGGTGGTGCCGCCGGGTCTGTTGGCCTCGACGGTGCTGGTGGGTGAGCTGGCACTCGACGGGCGGGTGCGGAGCGTGCGAGGGGTCCTTCCCGCCGTGCTCGCCGCACGCGGAGCGGGATGGACCCGCGTGGTGGTGCCGCAGGACAGCCTCGCCGAGGCGGGCCTGGTGGGCGGGATCGAGGTCCTCGGGGCCGCGCATCTGCGGCAGGTGATCGAGTGGCTCTCGCACCGGTGCACTCTCGCGGAACCGATGCCGACACGGCCGGGTCCCGAGCCCCGGTACGGCGATCTCGCCGACGTGGTCGGACAGTCCGAAGCACGCTGGGCTCTCGAGGTCGCGGCCGCCGGCGCACACCATCTGATGTTCACGGGACCGCCCGGTATCGGCAAGACGATGCTCGCGGGTCGGCTGCCCGGCCTGCTGCCGCCGCTGACGGAGGGTCAGGCCCTGGAGGTGACGGCGGTGCACTCCGTCGCGGGGACACTCACGGCGGAGTGTCCGTTGATCACCACCGCCCCGTTCATCGCGCCGCATCACACCACCTCGGTGGCGGCACTGGTGGGCGGCGGAAGCGGCATGGCGCGACCGGGTGCGGTGAGCCGGGCGCACCACGGCGTGCTCTTCCTCGACGAGTGTGCCGAGATGTCGGTGCGCGTGCTGGAGGCACTGCGTACCCCGCTGGAGGACGGCGAGGTGCGCATCGCGCGGCGCGACGGGGTCGCCCGCTATCCCGCTCGCTTCCAACTGGTGCTGGCGGCCAATCCGTGTCCGTGCGCCTCGCCGCGGACCGCCGACTGCGTGTGTGCGCCGAACGCCCGCCGGCGCTACCTCGGCAAGCTGTCCGGACCACTGCTCGACCGGGTGGACCTGCGGCTGTCGATGCAGCCCGCTGCGACCGGATTGTTGACCGACGACGTGGGGGAGACGACCGAGGTGGTGCGCGGCAGAGTGACGGCAGCGCGGCAGGCGGCGGCGGAGCGGTGGTCCGAGTTCGGCTGGCGAACCAATGCCGAGGTACCCGGATCAGCACTGCGCCAGCGCTTCCGGCTCGAACGCGAAGCATTGATTCCGATCGAACGGGCGCTGCGGCGCGGTGGCATCACGGCGCGGGGCGCGGACCGCATCCTGCGCTTGGCCTGGACGCTCGGCGACCTCGAGGGGCGGATGTCTCCGGGACCCGAGTGCGTGGCGTCGGCGATGAGTTTTCGCGAACAGGGGAGTGGCGTGTGA
- a CDS encoding DNA cytosine methyltransferase, giving the protein MTAQSFSETRAVSSTTRPAGSLTFVDLFSGAGGMSCGFARHGAFDVVGAADAQLGKPSSARGSLECNASYEANIGTVPHAVDLSAVTGAELARLFAPRLNGRPLDVLSACPPCTGFSRANPRNHLTDDPRNSLVTRVADSVEALRPIVLVMENARELVGGNFRGHLDALALRLDHLGYDVDASVHMLSTVGLPQRRERSLVVAVRRDHELHTLSELWEGTTIAPEAITVRRAIGHLPRVEAGETASGDPMHLSPSIGRESTRRRLHALPHDGGSWLDLRSAPGGDDHLTPAMQRLVAAGRLGSHPDVYGRLWWDRPAPTVKRECAHFGNGRYTHPEQDRLCTVRELALLNGFPDDYVFRARSLSNMYRHIGDAVPPLVSAQLAALCTWIISGVKPDLRDAILPGTSLRAEDLLPAQPSPDLLDAHPSRLVAAGVSLDLEDHQR; this is encoded by the coding sequence ATGACCGCACAGAGTTTCTCGGAAACGCGTGCCGTGTCGTCGACGACGAGACCGGCCGGTTCGCTGACCTTCGTCGATCTCTTCAGCGGTGCGGGCGGAATGAGTTGCGGCTTCGCACGACACGGCGCCTTCGATGTCGTCGGCGCGGCGGACGCACAACTGGGTAAACCGAGCAGTGCGCGCGGATCTCTCGAATGCAATGCGTCCTACGAGGCGAATATCGGAACGGTGCCGCACGCCGTGGATCTTTCCGCTGTCACCGGGGCCGAGTTGGCGCGACTCTTCGCCCCGCGTCTGAACGGACGACCACTCGACGTACTCAGCGCGTGCCCGCCGTGCACCGGCTTCTCCCGTGCAAATCCTCGAAATCATCTCACCGACGATCCACGCAATTCGCTCGTGACCCGTGTCGCCGACTCCGTCGAGGCTCTGCGCCCGATCGTCCTCGTCATGGAAAACGCACGAGAATTGGTCGGCGGTAATTTCCGTGGTCATCTCGACGCGTTGGCTCTGCGGTTGGATCACCTCGGCTACGACGTCGATGCCTCGGTGCACATGCTCAGTACGGTCGGCTTACCGCAACGACGCGAGAGATCCCTGGTGGTCGCGGTGCGGCGCGATCACGAATTGCACACTCTTTCCGAATTGTGGGAGGGCACGACCATCGCACCGGAGGCGATCACGGTGCGTCGCGCGATCGGCCACCTGCCCCGCGTCGAGGCCGGTGAGACGGCGTCCGGCGATCCGATGCACCTCTCGCCCAGCATCGGTCGTGAGTCGACCCGCCGCCGCCTCCACGCCCTCCCCCACGACGGCGGTTCCTGGCTCGACCTCAGGTCCGCCCCCGGCGGCGACGACCACCTGACGCCCGCGATGCAGCGCCTCGTCGCCGCCGGGCGCCTGGGGTCGCACCCCGACGTCTACGGCCGACTGTGGTGGGACCGTCCCGCGCCCACCGTCAAACGGGAGTGCGCCCACTTCGGCAACGGCCGCTACACCCACCCCGAGCAGGACCGGCTGTGCACGGTGCGAGAGTTGGCCCTGCTGAACGGTTTTCCGGACGACTACGTGTTCCGCGCGCGATCGCTGTCGAACATGTACCGCCACATCGGGGACGCGGTACCGCCGCTCGTGTCCGCTCAGCTCGCCGCGCTGTGCACCTGGATCATCAGCGGCGTCAAGCCGGACCTGCGCGACGCGATCCTGCCCGGCACCTCCCTGCGGGCAGAGGACCTGCTCCCGGCACAGCCCTCACCGGATCTTCTCGATGCGCACCCATCCCGCCTCGTCGCGGCCGGCGTGTCCCTCGATCTCGAGGACCACCAGCGCTGA